CACCTCATCGCCGCGCAGGCGCTGATCAAGACGTACAGCGGTGACGGCAAGGGCGCGCTGGGCTCGCTGGAGACGCAGGTCAAGGAGCTCAACGACCAGAACAAGGCGTCCTCGCTCCTGTACCTCACGCTGGGCCTCATCCAGATGAACGCGGGCGACCTGGAGCGCGCGCGTGACAGCCTGGAGCGCGCGCAGGCGCTGGCGCCGGATGATCCGCGCGTCTACGCGGGCCTGGGCGCGGTGTACCGCCGGCTGGGCCAGGACAACACCGCCTGGAAGAACTACGACTTCGCCCTGCGCTACGAGAAGGACCACCCGGAGTCGCTGCTGGGCCGCTCGCTCTTGATGCTGGAGCAGGACGAGCCGAACTACGCGGTGGCCAGCCGGGACATCAAGAAGCTGCTGGAGGCGGAGCCCCCGCCGAGCCCCCGTCAGCTCGCCACCGCGCAGCTCGCGCGCTCGCTGCTCATCGCCCGCGTGGCGCTGGCCATGCCGTCGCTCAAGCCGGACCAGCAGCAGAAGATGACGGAGGCCACGGGCGTGCCCGCGGATCCGGCCAAGGCGAAGCAGGAGGTCACGAAGGCGGAGGAGACCGGCTTCGCGCTCGACAAGCAGAACCCGGAGCTCAACCTCATCAAGGGTCGCCGCCTGCTGGCGGAGGGCAACTTCGACGCGGCCGCGGAGGAGATCCGCAAGGCCGTCCGCGCGGACGGCAGCCGCGCGCAGTTCCACGTCGAGCTGGCCAAGGCCCTCATGGGCAAGCCGGGCGGTGAGAAGGAGGCCTCCGAGGCGCTCGTCACCGCGCTCAAGACGATGGGCGACAGCCCCAAGCTGGTGGTGATGCTGGGCAACGCCTACCGCCGCCAGAACAAGCTGGAGGACGCGCTCGCGCAGTACCAGCGCGCGGTGAAGGACCCCAAGGCGAAGAACCCGGAGGCCCGGCTCGCCATGGGCGCCATCTACCGGGAGCGCTCGGAGTGGGACAAGGCGAAGGAGCAGCTGGAGAAGGCCAGCCAGGAGTTCTTCGGCCAGCCGGACCGCGTCGCCAACGCGCTCACGGAGCTGGGCCGCGTCTACCAGGGCAAGGGCGACGCGGCGAAGGCGGACGAGACCTACCAGCGCGCGCTGCAGGCCGACGAGAACTACTCGCCGGTGTACTACTTCTACGCGCAGCTGCTCTCCAGGGACGCCAAGCAGTCGGGCAAGGTCAAGACGCTGGCCTCCGAGTACGTGCGGCGCGAGCCCAAGGGCGAGTACCTCGCCGACGCGCAGCGGCTCGCGGGGAACTGACCGCCGCCTTCCGCTGTCCCCCACGCCGCGAGGCCCCCTTGGAGGGCTTCGCGGCGTTTCGTTTTTGACGGGGGGCGACAAGGCAGGCTGATGTGGCGGGGAGCCCCAGCCTTGCCACCCCTCCCGGGTGACGGTATGGGAGGGTCTACCCCACACCCCCTTGACCGGTAGCCAGAAGCAACCGCGGTCCAGGGGCCACCTGCTGGAGTCCGCGTGAGCGCGCGTGCCCTGTCCCAGTCGTCCACCGCGTCCGACCTGATCTCCCTCACGAAGCCGAGGCTGTCGTCGCTGGTGCTCATCACCGCGGCGGGCGGCATGTTCATGGCTCCGGGGCACTTCTCGCCGGTGCGGACGCTGGTGACGCTGCTGGCGACGGCCGGGACGGTGGGCGCGGCGAACGCGTTCAACTGCTACTGGGAGCGCCACAGCGACCAGTTCATGGCGCGCACGCGCAACCGGCCGCTGCCCGCCGGGCGCATGGACCCCAACACGGCGCTGTGGTTCGGCCTGTCCCTGGCGGCGGTGTCGCTGCCCGCCCTGGTGATGGGGGCCAACCTGCTCACCGGCGTGCTGGGGCTCATCGCGCTGCTCAGCTACGTGCTGGCCTACACGCCGCTCAAGGCCCGCACGTCCGCGGCCATGCTGGTGGGCGCCATCCCCGGCGCGCTGCCGCCCTTGATGGGGTGGACGGCGGTGACGAACCAGGTGGACGCGGGCGGCTTCGCGCTGTTCGCCATCATGTTCCTCTGGCAGATGCCGCACTTCATCGCCATCGCGCTGTTCCGCAAGGACGAGTACGCCGCCGCGGGCCTCAAGTCCGTGCCGCTGGAGCGCGGGGACGAGTCCAGCCGCGCGCAGGTGGTGCTCTACCTGGTGGCGCTGGTGCCCATGACGCTGTTGCCGTTCCAACTGCACATCGCCGGCACGTGGTACCTGGCCGCGGCGGTGGTGCTGGGGCTGGTCTTCCTGGGCCTGGGGGCGTGGGGCTTCTTCAAGCACCTGGGAAAGCCCTGGGCGCGCCAGACGTTCCTGTATTCGCTCGTGTATCTCACCGGCCTGTTCGCCGTGATGGCGCTGGACCGCATCCCCCGCGGCTAGCACCCCCTCGCGGCGTCCGGGTGCGAGGCCGCCCTTCGCATGCCTGACACCTCCGTTCCGACCCCGCCCCCGCCGCTCCTGCGCATCGAGGGGCTCACGCGCCGCTTCGGCGGGCGCACCGCCGTGGACGGGCTGTCGCTGTCCGTGCAGCCGGGCGAAATCCTGGGGCTGCTGGGGCCCAACGGCGCCGGCAAGTCCACCACCTTCCAACTGCTCGCGGGCCTGCTCGCGCCGGACGCGGGGCAGGTGCACTTCGCGGGCAAGGTGCTGTCCCTGAGCGACCCGGCGCTGCGGCGCCAGATGGGCATCATCTTCCAGAAGAGCAGCCTGGATGACCTGCTCACCGCCCGGGAGAACCTGCTGCTGGGCGCGCGGCTGTACGGCCTCACGGGCGCGGACGCGAAGGCGCGCGTGGAGACGATGCTGGCGCTCATCGGCCTGCAGGACCGGGGCGATGAGAAGGTGGGCACCTGGTCGGGCGGCATGCGCCGGCGGCTGGAGCTGGCGCGGGCGCTGGTGCACCAGCCGCGCGTGGTGCTGATGGACGAGCCCACGCAGGGCCTGGACGAGGCGGCCTTCCGCACCTTCTGGACGCACCTCAAGCGTTTACGTGACGCGGAGGGCGTCACCGTGCTCTGCACCACCCACCGCGCGGATGAGGCGGAAGGGTGCGACCGGCTGGCGGTGCTGGACGCCGGGAAGCTGGTGGCGTGCGACACGCCCCGGGCGCTCGCTTCCCGCATGGGCGGCGACATCCTCACGCTGGAGGGCCCGGAGCCGGAGGCGCTGGCCGCGCAGGTGACGGAGCGGCTGGGGCTCGGGGCGACGGTGGTGGAGGGGCGGGTGCAGGTGGAGGCTTCGCAGGGACACGCGCTGGTGCCGCGGCTGGTGGAGGCCTTCCCTCCGGGACGGTTCGCCTCCGTGTCGCTGCGCCGGCCCACGCTGGCGGACGTGTTCCTCCAGCTCACCGGGAAGGCCCTGGGGGCGGATGCTCCCTCGCCCACGCCCGCGCCGAGGAAACGCCGATGAGCGCCGACATCCCCGTGCCTGTTCCGTCCTCCTCCTCGGCGGAGGCCGCGCCCGCCGCTGGGGTCCACCGCCGGGAGCCGGGGACGCTGGCGTTGCAGTGGGCCACCGTCTGGGTGCTGCTGTCGCGCGACGTGGTGCGCTTCTTCCGGCAGCCCAGCCGGGTGGTGGGCGCGCTGGCGCAGCCCATCCTGTTCTGGTTCGTCATCGGCTCCGGCTTCGCGGGTTCGTTCCGCGTGGAGGGCGCGCAGGGGCTGGGCTACCAGCAGTTCTTCTTCCCGGGCGTCGTCACCATGGTGGTGCTCTTCAGCGCCATCTTCGCCACCATCACCGTCATCGAGGACCGCAAGGAGGGCTTCCTCCAGGCGGTGCTGGCGGGGCCGGGCTCGCGGCTGGCGGTGGTGCTGGGCAAGGCGCTGGGGTCGTCCAGCATCGCGCTGATGCAGGCGTCGCTGTTCCTGCTCTTCGCGCCGCTGGCGGGCGTGGACGTGAAGTCGGTGGACTACGCGCTCCTCGCGGCGGTGATGGTGCTGTCCGCGCTGGCGCTCACCGGGATGGGGATGGCGCTCGCCTGGTGGGTGAAGTCGAGCGCGGGCTACCACGCGGTGATGAGCCTGGTGATGCTGCCCATGTGGGTGCTCTCCGGGGCCATGTTCCCGGTCAAGGGCGCCGGGCCGGTGCTGTCGTGGGTGATGACGCTCAACCCGATGCGCTTCTCCGTGGAGGGCGTGCGCCGCGCGCTGTACGGGGCGCAGGCGTCGCTGGCGGTGGGCTCTCAGGGTGGGGCGACGGTGGGGTGGGAGGTGCCCGCGCTGCTGGCGTTCGCGGCGGTGTTCGTGGGGCTGGCCGCGTTCAGCGTGAGCCGCCGCGAGTAGCCCGCTCGCTGTGTGTTGTTGGATTTACCTGGTGCCTTTCACGAAGAATCCTCCAGAGGAGACCGCCTCATGAAGCTGCGCCTGTTTGGCTTGTCGATGGTCGGTGTCGCGGGGCTGCTGGCCCTGCCCGCGTGCAAGAAGGAGGAGGCGCCCGCGCCCCCCGCCGCTGCTCCTGCGGCCCCCACGCAGCAGGCCGTGCCTCCGGCCCCCACGGCGGGAGCGGGGACGGGCGAGGCGGCGGCTCCGGCGGCGCCCGCGGGCAACGGCGTGGTGAAGGGCACGGTGTCGTTCACCGGCACGCCGCCGGTGATGGCGGACCTGGCGCCCAGCGCGGACCCCGCGTGTGACGGCCGGCCGGAGAAGGAGGAGGCCGTGCTGGTGAAGGACGGCAAGCTCCAGAACGTGCTGGTGCGCGTGAAGGGGCCGGTCGCGGGTGCGCCCGCGGCGCCGTCCACGCCGGTGGTGGTGGACCAGTCCAAGTGCACCTACGTGCCGCGCGTGCAGGGCGCAGTGACGGGTCAGCAGGTGATGTTCAAGAACAGCGACGGCACGCTGCACAACGTGCGCGGCGTGGTGGGCACGAAGCCCCTGTTCAACGTGGCGCAGCCGCCCT
The sequence above is drawn from the Corallococcus sp. NCRR genome and encodes:
- a CDS encoding tetratricopeptide repeat protein is translated as MSTSPSKTLSPTELAKLEHSFASDPSSDAYKPLAEAYLDLGRFMEAMVVCKKGVKAHPTAADPRLLLARVYAAQNKDKKALEEVMGALQVQPEDKAALRMAGVLQIKGGEQDVGRASLLKAYQADPGDPETVTLLQQYKVEIPRPAAPTPVLAPVAAPPPAAAEAPAAATVPVTAPPAAEAPAAPSVGRINAPSQQAARTARPASDSAQRPAQRRPQVVVEEVEDDDDEPASRRKGPAKSNGNKMLSLVLLILIPLFAGGYGWYSAQAKKRGRELKKNLDVATEQLKHDSFASYKKACEAADLALEVDPDSTAAHGYLAYAYAIRWGEHGGGDDARRQAEEHLAAAQKGKELSSHLIAAQALIKTYSGDGKGALGSLETQVKELNDQNKASSLLYLTLGLIQMNAGDLERARDSLERAQALAPDDPRVYAGLGAVYRRLGQDNTAWKNYDFALRYEKDHPESLLGRSLLMLEQDEPNYAVASRDIKKLLEAEPPPSPRQLATAQLARSLLIARVALAMPSLKPDQQQKMTEATGVPADPAKAKQEVTKAEETGFALDKQNPELNLIKGRRLLAEGNFDAAAEEIRKAVRADGSRAQFHVELAKALMGKPGGEKEASEALVTALKTMGDSPKLVVMLGNAYRRQNKLEDALAQYQRAVKDPKAKNPEARLAMGAIYRERSEWDKAKEQLEKASQEFFGQPDRVANALTELGRVYQGKGDAAKADETYQRALQADENYSPVYYFYAQLLSRDAKQSGKVKTLASEYVRREPKGEYLADAQRLAGN
- the cyoE gene encoding heme o synthase; this translates as MSARALSQSSTASDLISLTKPRLSSLVLITAAGGMFMAPGHFSPVRTLVTLLATAGTVGAANAFNCYWERHSDQFMARTRNRPLPAGRMDPNTALWFGLSLAAVSLPALVMGANLLTGVLGLIALLSYVLAYTPLKARTSAAMLVGAIPGALPPLMGWTAVTNQVDAGGFALFAIMFLWQMPHFIAIALFRKDEYAAAGLKSVPLERGDESSRAQVVLYLVALVPMTLLPFQLHIAGTWYLAAAVVLGLVFLGLGAWGFFKHLGKPWARQTFLYSLVYLTGLFAVMALDRIPRG
- a CDS encoding ABC transporter ATP-binding protein — protein: MPDTSVPTPPPPLLRIEGLTRRFGGRTAVDGLSLSVQPGEILGLLGPNGAGKSTTFQLLAGLLAPDAGQVHFAGKVLSLSDPALRRQMGIIFQKSSLDDLLTARENLLLGARLYGLTGADAKARVETMLALIGLQDRGDEKVGTWSGGMRRRLELARALVHQPRVVLMDEPTQGLDEAAFRTFWTHLKRLRDAEGVTVLCTTHRADEAEGCDRLAVLDAGKLVACDTPRALASRMGGDILTLEGPEPEALAAQVTERLGLGATVVEGRVQVEASQGHALVPRLVEAFPPGRFASVSLRRPTLADVFLQLTGKALGADAPSPTPAPRKRR
- a CDS encoding ABC transporter permease, whose protein sequence is MSADIPVPVPSSSSAEAAPAAGVHRREPGTLALQWATVWVLLSRDVVRFFRQPSRVVGALAQPILFWFVIGSGFAGSFRVEGAQGLGYQQFFFPGVVTMVVLFSAIFATITVIEDRKEGFLQAVLAGPGSRLAVVLGKALGSSSIALMQASLFLLFAPLAGVDVKSVDYALLAAVMVLSALALTGMGMALAWWVKSSAGYHAVMSLVMLPMWVLSGAMFPVKGAGPVLSWVMTLNPMRFSVEGVRRALYGAQASLAVGSQGGATVGWEVPALLAFAAVFVGLAAFSVSRRE
- a CDS encoding carboxypeptidase regulatory-like domain-containing protein; its protein translation is MKLRLFGLSMVGVAGLLALPACKKEEAPAPPAAAPAAPTQQAVPPAPTAGAGTGEAAAPAAPAGNGVVKGTVSFTGTPPVMADLAPSADPACDGRPEKEEAVLVKDGKLQNVLVRVKGPVAGAPAAPSTPVVVDQSKCTYVPRVQGAVTGQQVMFKNSDGTLHNVRGVVGTKPLFNVAQPPSGAPVQKPMPTDAEVLRLKCDVHPWMTAYVVSNPNPYFTTTGADGTFTLTGLPAGTYTLEAWHETLGTKTAEVTVKDGAPAEATFSFAATDAQAKQ